A region of Vitis riparia cultivar Riparia Gloire de Montpellier isolate 1030 chromosome 1, EGFV_Vit.rip_1.0, whole genome shotgun sequence DNA encodes the following proteins:
- the LOC117918367 gene encoding adagio protein 3: MAGGGGGKEDEEGLCSWKRLKCARDEEFGEEVQPLGSFFYPTVPSAFVVSDVLETDFPIIYVNSVFETSTGYRADEVLGRNCRFLQYRDPRAQRRHPLVDPVVVSEIRRCLEEGIEFQGELLNFRKDGTPLVNQLRLAPIHDDDGVVTHIIGIQVFSEAKIDLNHVSYPVFKETGYPHVDQSGNYSPVGGQAQHAQHQEICGFLQLPDEVLAHNILSRLTPRDVASIGSVCRRIRQLTKNEHVRKMVCQNSWGREVTGTLELMTKKLGWGRLARELTTLEAVCWKKMTVGGAVEPSRCNFSACAAGNRLVLFGGEGVNMQPMDDTFVLNLDAANPEWRRVSVKSSPPGRWGHTLSCLNGSWLVVFGGCGRQGLLNDVFVLDLDAKHPTWKEVFGGTPPLPRSWHSSCTIEGSKLVVSGGCTDAGVLLSDTYLLDLTTDKPMWREIPTSWAPPSRLGHSLSVYGRTKILMFGGLAKSGHLRLRSGEAYTIDLEDERPHWRQLECSGFTGIGSQSAVVPPPRLDHVAVSMPCGRIIIFGGSIAGLHSPSQLFLLDPSEEKPSWRILNVPGQPPKFAWGHSTCVVGGTRVLVLGGHTGEEWILNELHELCLASRQDSDQ; encoded by the exons ATGGCAGGTGGAGGCGGAGGGAAAGAAGATGAAGAGGGTCTGTGTTCATGGAAGAGATTAAAATGCGCCAGGGATGAAGAATTCGGGGAGGAAGTGCAGCCCCTTGGCAGCTTCTTCTACCCAACGGTACCCTCCGCTTTTGTCGTCTCCGACGTTCTCGAGACCGATTTTCCCATCATTTACGTTAATTCCGTCTTTGAAACCAGCACCGGATACCGCGCCGACGAAGTCCTCGGTCGAAACTG TCGATTCTTACAATATAGGGACCCTCGCGCTCAAAGAAGACACCCTTTGGTGGATCCAGTTGTTGTTTCTGAGATCAGAAGATGCCTGGAGGAAGGTATTGAGTTCCAAGGTGAGCTCTTAAATTTCAGGAAGGATGGTACTCCCCTGGTAAACCAGCTAAGACTTGCGCCTATACATGATGATGATGGAGTTGTGACACACATAATAGGTATTCAAGTGTTTTCCGAAGCAAAAATAGATCTGAACCATGTATCATATCCAGTTTTCAAAGAGACTGGCTATCCACATGTTGATCAGTCAGGTAACTATTCTCCTGTGGGTGGACAAGCCCAACATGCCCAGCATCAAGAAATATGTGGGTTCCTTCAGTTGCCTGATGAAGTTTTGGCccacaatattttatcacgcTTGACCCCAAGAGATGTTGCATCCATAGGGTCAGTCTGCCGAAGGATTCGTCAATTAACAAAGAATGAGCATGTAAGGAAGATGGTATGTCAAAATTCATGGGGAAGAGAAGTCACAGGTACACTGGAACTGATGACTAAGAAATTAGGGTGGGGTCGTCTGGCCAGGGAACTGACCACTCTGGAGGCTGTTTGTTGGAAGAAAATGACCGTTGGAGGTGCAGTGGAGCCTTCTCGTTGCAATTTCAGTGCATGTGCAGCAGGTAATCGACTTGTATTATTTGGAGGTGAGGGAGTTAACATGCAGCCAATGGATGACACATTTGTTCTCAATCTTGATGCTGCAAATCCAGAGTGGCGTCGAGTGAGTGTGAAATCATCCCCACCAGGGCGCTGGGGCCACACCCTTTCATGCCTGAATGGTTCCTGGTTGGTGGTGTTTGGGGGATGTGGGAGGCAAGGATTGCTTAATGATGTCTTTGTTCTTGACTTGGATGCCAAGCATCCAACATGGAAAGAAGTCTTTGGTGGAACTCCCCCTCTCCCTAGATCTTGGCATAGCTCTTGCACAATAGAAGGCTCCAAATTGGTTGTCTCAGGTGGATGCACGGATGCAGGGGTGCTTCTGAGTGACACCTATTTATTGGATCTCACTACAGATAAGCCAATGTGGAGAGAGATTCCAACTTCATGGGCTCCTCCCTCTAGATTGGGACATTCGCTCTCAGTTTATGGAAGGACTAAAATTCTTATGTTTGGTGGGCTTGCTAAGAGTGGGCACTTGAGGTTGCGATCAGGTGAGGCCTACACAATTGATTTGGAGGATGAGCGGCCACATTGGAGGCAACTGGAATGTAGTGGGTTCACTGGCATAGGTAGCCAGAGTGCTGTGGTTCCTCCTCCAAGACTCGATCATGTTGCTGTAAGTATGCCTTGTGGAAGGATAATCATATTTGGTGGCTCTATAGCTGGGTTGCACTCTCCTTCCCAGCTCTTCCTTTTAGATCCTTCAGAAGAGAAGCCCTCGTGGAGAATTCTCAATGTTCCAGGGCAACCACCTAAATTTGCTTGGGGTCACAGCACCTGTGTGGTTGGAGGGACCAGGGTCCTTGTCCTGGGTGGGCACACTGGGGAGGAGTGGATACTTAACGAATTGCACGAATTGTGCTTAGCAAGCAGGCAGGACTCAGACCAATGA
- the LOC117912528 gene encoding dynamin-related protein 1C, whose amino-acid sequence MATMESLIGLVNRIQRACTVLGDHGGEGMSLWEALPSVAVVGGQSSGKSSVLESVVGRDFLPRGSGIVTRRPLVLQLQKTEQGQAEYGEFLHAPKKKFTDFASVRKEIQDETDRITGKTKHISNIPIHLSIYSPNVVDLTLIDLPGMTKVAVEGQPDSIVEDIDNMVRSYVEKPNCIILAISPANQDIATSDAIKLAREVDPTGERTFGVLTKLDLMDKGTNALDVLEGRSYRLQHPWVGIVNRSQADINKNVDMIAARQKEREYFESSPEYGHLAHKMGSEYLAKLLSQHLESVIRQRIPSIIALINKTIDELNAELDRIGRPIAVDSGAQLYTILEMCRAFDRVFKEHLDGGRAGGDKIYGVFDHQLPAALKKLPFDRHLSLQNVRKVVSEADGYQPHLIAPEQGYRRLIDGSLSFFKGPAEASVDAVHFVLKELVRKSIAETQELKRFPSLTADIAAAATEALERFREESRKTVLRLVEMESSYLTVDFFRKQQFETEKQEKSGNPSGPNMDRYTEIHLRRIGSNVSGYISMICETMKNSIPKAVVYCQVREAKRSLLSHFYAQLGRREKEQLGSMLDEDPALMEKRQAIAKRLELYKSARDEIDSVSWK is encoded by the exons ATGGCGACAATGGAGAGCTTGATCGGACTCGTCAACAGAATCCAGAGAGCCTGCACCGTCCTAGGCGATCACGGTGGCGAAGGAATGTCCCTCTGGGAAGCTCTTCCTTCTGTTGCTGTTGTAGGAGGCCAG AGCTCTGGGAAATCGTCTGTGTTGGAAAGCGTGGTTGGAAGGGACTTCCTGCCTCGTGGATCCG GCATTGTGACAAGGAGGCCTCTGGTATTGCAACTTCAAAAGACAGAACAAGGGCAGGCCGAATATGGGGAGTTTCTTCACGCACCAAAAAAGAAGTTTACTGATTTTG CTTCCGTCCGTAAGGAGATTCAAGATGAAACAGACCGTATAACTGGGAAGACAAAGCACATATCTAACATTCCAATTCACCTGAGCATTTATTCACCCAATG TTGTTGACTTGACTCTCATTGATCTTCCTGGGATGACAAAGGTTGCTGTAG AAGGACAACCAGACAGTATTGTTGAAGACATTGACAACATGGTTCGTTCTTATGTTGAGAAG CCTAACTGCATTATATTGGCGATTTCTCCTGCTAATCAAGATATTGCCACTTCGGATGCTATAAAGCTTGCTAGAGAAGTTGATCCTACAG GTGAAAGAACATTTGGAGTGCTAACAAAACTTGATCTGATGGACAAGGGAACCAATGCCCTGGAT GTTCTGGAAGGGAGATCATATAGGCTGCAGCATCCCTGGGTGGGAATTGTAAATCGTTCACAAGCTGATATCAACAAGAATGTTGACATGATTGCTGCCCGTCAAAAAGAGCGAGAATATTTTGAAAGCAGCCCTGAGTATGGACACTTGGCACATAAAATGGGCTCAGAGTATCTTGCAAAACTTCTATCCCag CATTTGGAGTCTGTCATTCGGCAACGAATTCCAAGTATTATTGCTTTGATTAATAAGACAATTGATGAGCTTAATGCAGAGTTGGATCGTATTGGCAGGCCTATTGCAGTAGATTCAGGG GCCCAGTTGTATACAATTTTGGAAATGTGTCGTGCATTTGACCGTGTCTTCAAGGAACATCTAGATGGAGG GCGAGCTGGTGGAGATAAGATATATGGAGTTTTTGATCATCAATTACCTGCTGCTTTAAAAAAGCTCCCCTTTGATCGTCATCTTTCTTTACAAAATGTCCGAAAAGTTGTTTCAGAGGCAGATGGTTACCAACCACATTTAATTGCTCCAGAACAAGGATACAGACGACTTATTGATGGATCCCTCAGCTTTTTCAAAGGCCCAGCTGAAGCCTCTGTTGATGCT GTGCATTTCGTTTTGAAAGAACTTGTGCGGAAATCAATAGCTGAAACACAG GAATTGAAGCGATTCCCATCGCTTACAGCTGACATAGCAGCTGCTGCAACAGAAGCATTGGAAAGATTCAGGGAAGAAAGCCGCAAAACAGTGTTAAGGCTGGTAGAAATGGAGTCTAGTTACCTCACAGTAGATTTTTTTCGAAAGCAGCAGTTTGAAACAGAAAAACAAGAGAAGAGTGGAAACCCATCAGGCCCAAATATGGATCGCTACACAGAAATCCATCTCAGGAGGATAG GATCAAATGTATCAGGGTATATCAGTATGATTTGTGAAACAATGAAGAATTCCATCCCCAAGGCTGTTGTTTATTGTCAAGTCCGAGAGGCCAAGAGATCTCTGCTCAGCCACTTCTATGCTCAGCTTGGGAGAAGAGAG AAGGAGCAGCTTGGTTCAATGTTGGATGAGGACCCGGCACTCATGGAGAAGAGACAGGCCATAGCTAAGAGGCTGGAGCTGTACAAGTCGGCAAGAGATGAGATCGACTCAGTGTCATGGAAATGA
- the LOC117917304 gene encoding microtubule-associated protein 70-2-like has product MAEISGDIASVSPAELSYSENGGNGGRPPANEAVYVVSTPPLTVSQSFKEGKGSSRRRASVRPSLDADEFINLLHGSDPVKVELNRLENEVRDKDRELGEAQAEIKALRFSERLREKAVEEITEELSKVEEKLKLTESLLESKNLEIKKINDEKKASMAAQFAAEATLRRVHAAQKDDDMPPIEAILAPLEAELKLARQEIAKLQDDNKALDRLTKSKEAALLEAERTVQVALAKASMVDDLQNKNQELMKQIEICQEENKILDKMHRQKVAEVEKLTQTVRELEEAVLAGGAAANAVRDYQRKVQEMNEERKTLDRELARAKVTANRVAVVVANEWKDANDKVMPVKQWLEERRFLQGEMQQLRDKLAITERTAKSEAQLKEKYHLRLKVIEESLRGSSNSNNRSTPEVRSVSNGPSRRQSLGGADNISKFIPNGFLSKRTPTSQLRSSLSSGSSSVLRHAKGTSKSFDGGTRSLDRGKVLLNGTLPNYALNQSCDATKDIEVHDAWKGNSDEKPNEFPVVDTEDSVPGVLYDMLQKEVVSLRKAGHEKDQSLKDKDDAIEMLAKKVDTLTKAMEVEAKKMRREVAAMEKEVAAMRVEKDHENRAKRFGSSKGPVSNTQLLPGRNIARGGLTRSTQ; this is encoded by the exons ATGGCCGAGATTTCCGGCGACATAGCGAGTGTTTCTCCGGCGGAGCTGAGCTACAGCGAGAACGGCGGCAATGGTGGCCGGCCGCCGGCGAATGAGGCGGTGTATGTGGTATCCACTCCTCCGCTGACGGTATCGCAATCCTTCAAGGAGGGGAAGGGGAGTTCCAGGAGGAGGGCGTCGGTGCGCCCCAGCTTGGATGCGGATGAGTTCATAAACCTTTTGCACGGGTCGGATCCGGTGAAAGTTGAGTTGAATCGGTTGGAGAATGAAGTCAGAG ATAAGGATCGAGAATTGGGGGAAGCACAAGCGGAGATCAAGGCTTTAAGGTTTTCGGAACGTCTTAGAGAAAAGGCCGTCGAAGAG ATTACGGAAGAACTGTCAAAGGTGGAGGAGAAGCTTAAGTTAACAGAATCTCTTCTAGAAAGCAAG AATCTCGAGATCAAGAAAATCAATGATGAAAAGAAGGCCTCCATGGCTGCTCAATTTGCAGCAGAAGCCACTCTTAGAAGGGTTCATGCTGCGCAGAAGGATGACGATATGCCTCCCATTGAAGCGATTCTTGCACCGTTGGAGGCTGAGCTCAAGCTTGCTCGACAGGAG ATAGCAAAGCTGCAGGATGACAACAAAGCACTAGATCGCCTTACCAAATCAAAAGAAGCAGCTTTACTTGAAGCTGAGAGGACTGTTCAGGTTGCATTGGCAAAGGCCTCTATGGTGGATGATCTTCAGAATAAGAACCAAGAGCTGATGAAACAAATAGAAATTTGCCAG gaagaaaataaaattttggataaGATGCATCGCCAAAAGGTTGCAGAGGTCGAAAAACTAACCCAAACTGTAAGGGAGCTTGAAGAGGCTGTTCTGGCTGGTGGTGCAGCTGCAAATGCTGTCAGAGATTACCAACGGAAAGTTCAAGAGATGAAT GAGGAAAGAAAAACCCTTGACAGGGAGCTGGCCCGTGCAAAGGTAACTGCAAACAGGGTGGCAGTAGTTGTAGCAAATGAATGGAAAGATGCTAATGACAAGGTGATGCCCGTAAAACAATGGCTAGAGGAACGGCGATTCTTGCAA GGGGAAATGCAGCAACTCAGGGACAAGCTTGCTATAACGGAAAGAACTGCAAAATCTGAAGCACAAttgaaa GAAAAATATCACCTGCGGCTCAAAGTTATTGAAGAGAGTTTGAGAGGATCTTCAAACAGTAACAATCGTTCTACACCAGAGGTAAGAAGTGTGAGCAATGGGCCTTCCCGTCGCCAGTCTCTGGGTGGAGCTGATAACATCTCCAAATTTATCCCCAATGGCTTTTTATCCAAGAGAACACCAACTTCTCAGTTGAGATCATCTCTGTCCTCTGGCAGCAGTTCGGTGTTGAGACATGCTAAAGGGACATCAAAATCATTTGATGGTGGCACAAGGTCATTAGACAGGGGCAAAGTTCTCTTAAATGGAACACTGCCAAATTATGCACTCAACCAATCTTGTGATGCAACCAAGGATATTGAGGTGCATGATGCATGGAAGGGAAATTCGGATGAAAAACCTAATGAGTTTCCAGTAGTGGACACAGAGGATAGTGTCCCAGGGGTGTTATATGATATGCTGCAAAAAGAGGTCGTTTCTTTGAGGAAAGCTGGTCATGAAAAAGATCAAAGCCTCAAAGATAAGGATGATGCTATTGAG ATGCTAGCTAAGAAGGTAGATACATTAACCAAGGCAATGGAAGTTGAGGCTAAGAAGATGAGAAGGGAAGTTGCTGCCATGGAGAAGGAGGTAGCTGCCATGCGTGTGGAGAAAGATCATGAAAATAGGGCCAAGAGATTTGGCAGTTCCAAGGGACCTGTGTCTAACACTCAGCTGCTTCCTGGGAG AAACATAGCACGAGGAGGATTAACAAGGAGCACGCAATAG